Genomic segment of Veillonella parvula DSM 2008:
AAATTTTTGATATGGCTCTAGAATGCGATTTCGTCTGTGCTTCCACGTATTATAATAAGGACCTTTGAATTTAGTCATAAAACCATTGCTATCGACTAATACAAAGCCTTCAGATTCATGGAATGAATTTAGTTCCTTATTTATAATGCCTTGGAGTTCATCCATGGTAGAAACTTGTTGAACTGTTTTAACAATGGAAATCAAGTCAGTGTCATATTTTTGTAAAATCGTATAAAGTTCAGCTAATTTTTCTCTAGAGAAGGGTACATCTATATGCTTACCATTTACGTCTAGAGTATTTTGAATCATATCGAGTACATAGAGATGGTCTTGGTCGTATTTAATGATATGAGTATCCTCTTGGCTGATGACCTCAAATATCATAGAGCAGCTATTACGTGCTAATAAATCTTTGATTTCTGCTTGTAAGCCTTCCGGTAATCTATGGAATAGGTTTTTAAATAAATCTACATGTACACCATCTGTTGTAGATTTAGAGGCAAATACTAATTCTTCGTTGATAACGCCAAGAATGGCAAGGTAACCATTTTCTTTAGTTCTAATTTCAACTGGGAAGGAGAGAGTATTAGCTAGATTATCTAACTCAGTTTCTGGACGCTCACCAAGATTAAAGAATTTATTATAACTACGTAATTTCACATCTCCTGTTATTCGATCCACAAATAATCCACGAGCTTGTACTGTACTTTCATTCCATAATCGTTTATGAAATACACGAGAGGTAAAGTTCAAGGAATATAGGTTAGGAAAACATTGTTTTACTTTTACTAATTTTGAATTGCCAATAATATTAATATCTTCATTTTGTGTGAAGATGACATGTTGTGTCATATTTTGGAATTCATGGCGCATATAATCTTTATCATATACATCGTTTTTTATTCCATTTTTTGTGAAAGTATTAGCTGTAATATCGATGTATTTTAGCTCTCCACCAAACTCAACTTCTCCTTCCAAACAGAAGGAGTACTTTCCATCTGGAACGCCACGATGACCGTGAATTTGAATGAAGTCCTGACACATATTTTGCTCGTAATTAGTATCATAAATATTAGCGATATTTGTTTCGTAAGCGCCAAACCCATTAATAAAGGTTGAGGTAGCTATGAAGGTCATATTAGGCACATAGGAGATACCACCATGGGAAACTAAATATTTTTTGCCATGAAAGCTAAATGGATAACATTGATGAAGTGATTTATAAAAGAGTCGCAGTTCTCGTTGGAGTGATTCCACTTCTTTTTTCGTCATATTCTTTATGATAGGTGCTACCACATCTTTCATAAAGCGTTTGGAACGATCTAAACTTGTATGGAATGCAAAGTTTGCAATATGTCGCTCGTGATTGCCTTCTAACATAATTGTATTAGGTAATGTGCTGAGACGCATCATTTCGTACATCATTTCTTTGTTTTCAATACCGCGTTCTAAATAGTCACCGCAGAAGATGTATAATGTTTTTTCATCCCATGGTGTAATAGCTTGTTGTAATGCGGTGTAGCAACCGTGAATATCACCGATAACACGCACACGATCATATCTATTTGTTAGATTAACAGTGAAGTAATTGTTGATTTCATCAATAGAGTTAATTTTTTTACAAAACTTTGGTAATGTACTTGTTTTAATCATTTTGTACATACGATGAATGACTTGCTCTGGCACGCGTTTGTAATCGGCGCGAGTCGCATTACGGGCCAAGCAATCCTCTAAGGATGTATCTGGTTCATAGTAATATACAGTATATTTATATTTGTTAAGTAATTCTTTGTAAGCATTAACAGCTTTAGATGTAGTGTGGGTAGCATCTAAGACGACAAAGTCGCCATTACTCATTCGTTTTTCTAAACAATCTAGTAGGAGCTTCCATGCTGGACCATTATCCTCTTGTGAAATATACCAGCCATTCTCACTAAGGGAAGGGCTACGTAAAAGCATACGGAAATGATCGGCTTCAAGGGTGTAAGCCTCAAGATTGTTATCACGAATCCACTGAGACTTACCACTAGCAGGAGCACCACGCATTAATAATAGTGTTCTCATAGTAATAGTCCTCTAATCTGCCCATAGGGCGTAAAAAAAATATAATTGTATAATAAACGAAAAATTATTTTATAATTAAATAAGAAAAGGGCATAAAAAAAACAGTCTCAACGGATATCCGAGAGACTGTCTTGCTTGCTTTTAAAATTATAAAGCGTTTACTTTAGCTGCAAGGTTAGATTTTTTGCGAGCTGCAGTGTTTTTATGAAGTACACCTTTGGAGGCTGCTTTATCAATTACGCTAGTAGCATGAACAAGTGCTTGTTTTGCTTCTTCTACTGCGCCTGCTTGAACAGCTTCAACGGTTTTACGAGCTGCTGTACGAATTTGAGATTTTACAGCGGCGTTTTTCGCACGACGTTCAGCATCCGTTTTTACGCTTCTAATACTGGATTTAATGTTTGGCAATTGAGTCACCTCCTTAAAAATCGTTTCTTATACCTGAATGATTATATCATACCAAATATTGATACGCAAGGACTTTTCAGCCCAATATTTTCCTTAATGACATGATTTGTAAAACATTTTCTACTGTTTATTAAGGAAAGCATATATGTGGTTTTTAAAATCAAATTACTTACTCATTTTCTAGTGTAACAATATATTAATTTTTATTTATGAAAGTTAAAAGTGTCCTTATGTTATAATGAAGAATAGAATTAAGTGAGGTGTATTATGAAAAAATTAATGATTATAGATGGCAGCAGTTTGTTATTCCGTGCATTTTTTGCATTACCACCATTAAAATCCGCTTTGGGAACACCAACCAATGCAGTATATGGTTTCTTGACAATGCTCATTAAATTGTATGAAGAAATTAATCCTGACTATATTGCCGTAGCTTTTGATAAAGGTCGTCAAACATTCCGTACTGAAATGTATAGTGAATACAAAGGAAATCGTCCAGATGCACCTGAGGATTTGCGTCCACAATTTAGTTTAATTCAAGATGTATTAAAAGCGTTGGGTATTTGTGTCATCGAAGAAGAAGGCTTTGAAGGGGATGATATTCTTGGATCTTTAAGTAAAAAGTTTGGAGCCCCTGAAATGGCTGTCCAAATTATTACAGGTGATCGTGATAATTTACAGCTTGTAACAGAACATAGTCATGTGTTCTTAACTAAAAAAGGTATTTCTGATATGTTAGAAGTTACTCTAGATAATATGGAGGAGCTTTATGGTTATGGTCCTGATAAGGTTATCGAAATGAAGGCGCTTATGGGTGACTCTTCCGATAATATTCCAGGTGTACCAGGCGTAGGTGAGAAAACAGCGCTTAAATTAATTACCGAATATGGCAATCTTGAATCTGTATACGAACATATTGAAGACATTTCTGGTAAGAAATTAAAAGAGCGTCTCGTAGAGAATAAAGAGTTAGCCTTTTTATCTCGTGAGTTGGCAACAATAAAAACAGATATGGAGTTATCTTATAAAGTAGAAGATTTTGTACAAAACTTCCATACCTCTGAAGTACAGCCTTTATTTGAAACTTTAGGCTTCACTAAATTAACACCTCGCATTGTTCAAGTAATGGGGGGCGAGGAAGCAGCTTTTGGAGATCCAGGCTCATTATTTGCACCACAAGAGGAGATTTCCTTAGATGATTTAGCAGATGCTAAAGTATTAACAGCCGACTTCTATAAAGATAAAACGGTAGCAGTACATGTTATATTAGATGGAAAAACACCATTTAGAACGGTAACGAATACGTATCTATCTAATGGTGATACTATTGTAAAAACAGACGATACTAAAGCTGTTTTAGCTGTTTTACAAGGTGCTAAAGCCATCGTTACAACTCAGACCAAGGAGATTATCGAAGCCTTTGGTGCAGATGTGCCAGCTGAGATTTCTTTATTTAATGCTGATAAAACTGCTCGTGTTCACGATATGTCTCTCATTGCGTATTTATTAGATCCTACGCGTACTAATTATGGATATCTATATCTAACTGAGCGCTTCTCTGTACCTAGCATTGCTAGCGGTAGTGTAGATGTAGAATGCGTATCCATGGTGAAAGCATTACTCGCCATGAACGAAGCAGCTTGTGAATCTGCTCGTCGTGAAGAGTTATGGTCTTTATATGAAACGATTGAGTTGCCTTTGATTCATACTTTAGTAGTGATGGAAAAGAATGGTATCTATATCGATACAGAGAAGTTAGCGGAAACAACAACTCGTTTTAAAGAGGAACTAGCCCAAGTACAACAAGAGATTTATGAATTAGCTGGAGAAAATTTCAATATCAATTCACCTAAACAATTGGGTGTAATCTTGTTTGAAAAGATGAACTTGCCAATCATCAAGAAAACTAAGACCGGCTATTCTACAGATGCGGAAGTACTGGATATGCTTCGTCACGAAAGTCCGATTGTTGAAAAAATCTTGGCATACCGTTCTGTTGCTAAATTAGTATCTACCTATTGTGAAGGTTTGGCAGTTCTTATCAATGATAAGACTCGTCGTATTCATACGACTTTCAATCAAATGGTTACGGCTACAGGTCGACTTAGCTCATCTGATCCGAACTTGCAAAATATTCCTGTTCGTACCGAAAAAGGCCGTGAAATTCGTGCCTTATTCTATCCGGGTGCTGGATATGATACATTGGTGAGTGCCGATTACTCCCAAATTGAGTTGCGCATTTTAGCCCATTTATCTGGTGATGAAGCATTGATTAAAGCCTTTGTAGAAGGCAAGGATATTCACCGTTTTACTGCTGCAGAGGTGCTTGGTAAAGCTCAAGATGATGTAACTAGCGAAGAACGTTCTCATGCGAAAGCGATTAATTTCGGTATTATTTACGGTATTTCTGACTTTGGTTTATCTCGTGACCTTGGTATTACACGGGGTGAAGCTAAAAACTATATTGATCTTTATTTTAGCCGTTATCCTAAGGTTAAAGAGTATATGGATCGAATGGTTCAAGAGGCTCATGAAACAGGGAAGGTTCGCACTATGTTTGGTCGTCAACGCGAGTTACCTGATATTAATAGTCGTAACTTTAACCGTCGTTCCTTTGCTGAACGAACTGCAATGAATACGCCAATTCAAGGTACTGCCGCAGATATTATTAAGTTAGCCATGAACCAAATGGAGCAAAAATTAGAAGAACAAAACTTTAAGTCTCGACTTTTATTACAAGTACATGACGAACTAGTACTTGAAGTGGTGAACTCTGAATTAGAAGCTATAGAGGAATTATTACGTAATACAATGCAATCTGTTGTAGAGCTACAAGTACCTCTTATTGTAGACGTACATCATGCAGAAAACTGGGCATTAGTAAAGTAATATATATTTATAATTAATAGAAGGTATATATGTTTAAAATTGGCTTAACTGGTGGCATTGCATCTGGCAAAAGTACAGTTCTTACATATTTTAAGGATAAAGGTATACCGTATATCGATGCTGATATTGTGGCTCGTGAAGTTGTAGAGCCTGGTACAAAAGGGCTAGAAGCAATTGTAGCTGCATTTGGAACCGATGTATTGCACGATGATAGGACATTAAACCGAGAAGCATTAGGGGCTATTATCTTTCACAATGAAAAAAAACGCCAACAACTGAATGGTTGTTTAAAAGAGCATATTCAAAATCGAATCATGGAGCTCACAGCTCATTATGAGGCACTGCATACACCAGTTTTACTATATGACATTCCTTTACTTATCGAAGGAGAGTGGTATACCATGATGGACGAGGTGTGGCTCGTATATGTGAATGAGTCAACTCAAATTGAGCGCTTAATGAACCGCAATGGATTTACCAAAGAGGATGCATTGGCTCGTATTAAGAGTCAAATGCGTCTTGATGACAAACGGACTTATGCGGATGTAATCATTGATAATAATGGTACAACTTTGGATTTAAAGAAACAATTAGATACCATCTGGAATGAGCGTATTGAATCAGTTCTATAAGAAAATTGATAATTGCCATTTTATGTGTCAAATTTGGTATATAAATAATAGTAATAAATGGTATAATAAGCCCATAAAACTTAGCATAATATTAGTTTAGCATTTGTTATATGTTAGATTTTGATGACTATTTTCAGTTTGTATGTAGAAAGGGGGATATATGAAACGTGCAACGGCAACGGCACTATCCTGTGTCGTACTAGGATGGTTTTATTTTACATATCTAGATGACCATTTCGCGCGTCAAATCGCGTATCCCTTTAACTATAAAGAGGAAGTTATAGCCGCAGCTGAGAAAGAGCAGGTACCTCCGTCTTTGGTGGCCAGTGTTATCTTAGCTGAAAGCAAGTATAAAAACACAGCGGAGTCTGAAACCGGTGCTCTTGGATTGATGCAACTCATGCCAGATACAGCTCGTTGGGTGGCACAACAAGTTGGGCATGGCAATTATACAGATCGTCAATTAAAAGAACCTACTATAAATATTGAGCTAGGTACTTGGTACCTAGGTCATTTGCTGAAGGAGTTTAATGGGGATCAAGTACTAGCATTAGCCGCTTATAATGCTGGTCGTGGTCATGTGGAATCGTGGATTCACGAAAATAACTGGAATGGAATGGTTGATACGATTCCGTTTCCTGAGACTCGTAGCTATGTAAAAGCAGTCTTACAGTATCAAGAAAGATATGAGGCATTATATGGAAACGATTATTGAAGCTTGTAAAGCCTTAGACTATTCATGGTTGCCTCAATCTATTGAAGGCTTTACACTAGTTACCTCTACTGAAACTGACTATACAAAGTTAGCTAATCGTATTAGTGCTGGTGAAGACGTATTGAAGGTACCTATTTTCCACTATCAAAACGATTTAGGATGGCGTTGGTCAGCCTTATATGATAAAGAGGTAGAGGACTATACAGTACATATAGAAATGCCACTATTTTCCTTTGTGGACATTT
This window contains:
- a CDS encoding RNA ligase; translation: MRTLLLMRGAPASGKSQWIRDNNLEAYTLEADHFRMLLRSPSLSENGWYISQEDNGPAWKLLLDCLEKRMSNGDFVVLDATHTTSKAVNAYKELLNKYKYTVYYYEPDTSLEDCLARNATRADYKRVPEQVIHRMYKMIKTSTLPKFCKKINSIDEINNYFTVNLTNRYDRVRVIGDIHGCYTALQQAITPWDEKTLYIFCGDYLERGIENKEMMYEMMRLSTLPNTIMLEGNHERHIANFAFHTSLDRSKRFMKDVVAPIIKNMTKKEVESLQRELRLFYKSLHQCYPFSFHGKKYLVSHGGISYVPNMTFIATSTFINGFGAYETNIANIYDTNYEQNMCQDFIQIHGHRGVPDGKYSFCLEGEVEFGGELKYIDITANTFTKNGIKNDVYDKDYMRHEFQNMTQHVIFTQNEDINIIGNSKLVKVKQCFPNLYSLNFTSRVFHKRLWNESTVQARGLFVDRITGDVKLRSYNKFFNLGERPETELDNLANTLSFPVEIRTKENGYLAILGVINEELVFASKSTTDGVHVDLFKNLFHRLPEGLQAEIKDLLARNSCSMIFEVISQEDTHIIKYDQDHLYVLDMIQNTLDVNGKHIDVPFSREKLAELYTILQKYDTDLISIVKTVQQVSTMDELQGIINKELNSFHESEGFVLVDSNGFMTKFKGPYYNTWKHRRNRILEPYQKFGKIPYGNCKNEDDTKFADFLGSLDYDVVCKSTILDIKDMMENQGLL
- the rpsT gene encoding 30S ribosomal protein S20 — protein: MPNIKSSIRSVKTDAERRAKNAAVKSQIRTAARKTVEAVQAGAVEEAKQALVHATSVIDKAASKGVLHKNTAARKKSNLAAKVNAL
- the polA gene encoding DNA polymerase I, producing MKKLMIIDGSSLLFRAFFALPPLKSALGTPTNAVYGFLTMLIKLYEEINPDYIAVAFDKGRQTFRTEMYSEYKGNRPDAPEDLRPQFSLIQDVLKALGICVIEEEGFEGDDILGSLSKKFGAPEMAVQIITGDRDNLQLVTEHSHVFLTKKGISDMLEVTLDNMEELYGYGPDKVIEMKALMGDSSDNIPGVPGVGEKTALKLITEYGNLESVYEHIEDISGKKLKERLVENKELAFLSRELATIKTDMELSYKVEDFVQNFHTSEVQPLFETLGFTKLTPRIVQVMGGEEAAFGDPGSLFAPQEEISLDDLADAKVLTADFYKDKTVAVHVILDGKTPFRTVTNTYLSNGDTIVKTDDTKAVLAVLQGAKAIVTTQTKEIIEAFGADVPAEISLFNADKTARVHDMSLIAYLLDPTRTNYGYLYLTERFSVPSIASGSVDVECVSMVKALLAMNEAACESARREELWSLYETIELPLIHTLVVMEKNGIYIDTEKLAETTTRFKEELAQVQQEIYELAGENFNINSPKQLGVILFEKMNLPIIKKTKTGYSTDAEVLDMLRHESPIVEKILAYRSVAKLVSTYCEGLAVLINDKTRRIHTTFNQMVTATGRLSSSDPNLQNIPVRTEKGREIRALFYPGAGYDTLVSADYSQIELRILAHLSGDEALIKAFVEGKDIHRFTAAEVLGKAQDDVTSEERSHAKAINFGIIYGISDFGLSRDLGITRGEAKNYIDLYFSRYPKVKEYMDRMVQEAHETGKVRTMFGRQRELPDINSRNFNRRSFAERTAMNTPIQGTAADIIKLAMNQMEQKLEEQNFKSRLLLQVHDELVLEVVNSELEAIEELLRNTMQSVVELQVPLIVDVHHAENWALVK
- the coaE gene encoding dephospho-CoA kinase (Dephospho-CoA kinase (CoaE) performs the final step in coenzyme A biosynthesis.), which codes for MFKIGLTGGIASGKSTVLTYFKDKGIPYIDADIVAREVVEPGTKGLEAIVAAFGTDVLHDDRTLNREALGAIIFHNEKKRQQLNGCLKEHIQNRIMELTAHYEALHTPVLLYDIPLLIEGEWYTMMDEVWLVYVNESTQIERLMNRNGFTKEDALARIKSQMRLDDKRTYADVIIDNNGTTLDLKKQLDTIWNERIESVL
- a CDS encoding lytic transglycosylase domain-containing protein, whose product is MKRATATALSCVVLGWFYFTYLDDHFARQIAYPFNYKEEVIAAAEKEQVPPSLVASVILAESKYKNTAESETGALGLMQLMPDTARWVAQQVGHGNYTDRQLKEPTINIELGTWYLGHLLKEFNGDQVLALAAYNAGRGHVESWIHENNWNGMVDTIPFPETRSYVKAVLQYQERYEALYGNDY